A single genomic interval of Myxocyprinus asiaticus isolate MX2 ecotype Aquarium Trade chromosome 19, UBuf_Myxa_2, whole genome shotgun sequence harbors:
- the znf521 gene encoding zinc finger protein 521 isoform X2, translating to MSRRKQAKPRPLKGQDDKLNIKEDGESVGKQCCSWERKKERNDGGETFRQEKDEGVNEPKCAESIQVSESFTPQKLKYCHRSEKPNIEEDPICCLALPLTSGHSSPDHEDGFDLGFKVEDLPKCTSGEKYKNYQRVNAPLPGNSLVPIEISQMHIISEALTNSKQGFSDGYDQVSAMSPQHLSILNDSQNNKEDFENRQPPNIATPHSSFSSQANPMAFKRMAPCAEKRKSPFVSNNSFGIQFTKKLKVFNNCVHCHNHTDSRTCQQTQHKDMDKEIHSSQIGSDIPTFPSELKEHQKEANVLLGHAVVLEAEITAAVQTVLQCRFCPKTLKNMKALQEHVRQSHNSISEINSNVFFCSQCFRGFLTKDTLDNHVQQTHCKKSLSVDPDLSKEAAERKALLFCSDCTNLPTFSSKQKLMQHIKKTHKNMHLMKLQSEKRTQSPTSPQSIKCPVEKTGKSALPSTNFICDHCGAKYTSLDLFQTHLSSHLKSMLPKLTCPECFKNFPNQDSLNEHAMAHFNNTSTLYTCESCSKTFISVKDLHGHLLEMHTLEFYRCSLCQQVFSSKVSIQVHLASKHSTKRTAFHCTSCEWDCTQEHDLHVHVKQKHLDQQCKLYCCIFCSESFNTDIELQCHITTHSDKSSPCLTKSNSPLEVPLHEKLCAKSQGTEGNNVTPPPVSESVAKDSTGILPMNNEIRDSKVESLLCSPAESKGKVSRSDWMFACEICGASYTMQSLLANHQLRDHHIQPGESGTLRRKVEAIRGSHKCKDCSKTFFTEMALWEHVQTHLGPTKNCQCPICGERFPSLLTLTEHKVTHSRSLDTGNCRICKLPLHSEEDFLEHCQRHPDLHNSLTGFRCVVCMQTVTSTLELKIHGSFHMQKVQVNDLTSSCTDHSDLHPDLQIFPRVEMVNVSSLEPRKDNKTNISVVNCCSTTALIPEERSNKNALTQATKEGGGMRCHGVHAAAVCQGTEESLPAAGSQRNSCRLPVRGGAVPSARARRTHCHPPREERLSSSRGRKSG from the exons ATGTCTCGTCGAAAGCAAGCGAAGCCCAGACCTCTGAAAG GTCAGGATGACAAGTTAAACATTAAGGAAGATGGCGAGAGTGTGGGGAAGCAGTGTTGCTCCTGGGAAAGGAAAAAAGAGAGGAATGATGGGGGGGAAACATTTAGACAAGAGAAGGATGAAGGTGTGAATGAACCTAAGTGTGCAGAGAGCATACAGGTGTCGGAATCCTTCACCCCGCAGAAACTGAAGTACTGCCACCGTTCAG aaaagcctaATATTGAGGAAGATCCAATTTGTTGCTTGGCTTTGCCTCTTACCTCTGGTCACTCCTCCCCTGACCATGAAGATGGATTTGACCTTGGATTTAAAGTGGAAGATCTGCCAAAATGCACCAGTGGAGAGAAATATAAAAATTATCAGAGGGTAAACGCCCCTTTGCCTGGCAACAGTTTAGTTCCTATTGAAATATCCCAAATGCATATCATCAGTGAGGCCCTCACAAACAGCAAGCAGGGATTCAGTGACGGATATGATCAGGTTAGTGCAATGTCCCCTCAACATCTCTCCATTCTAAATGATTCACAGAATAATAAGGAGGACTTTGAGAACAGGCAGCCTCCAAATATTGCCACTCCACACTCTAGCTTCTCCAGTCAAGCCAATCCAATGGCATTTAAACGAATGGCTCCTTGTGCAGAAAAGCGAAAGTCTCCGTTTGTGTCAAACAATTCTTTTGGAATCCAATTCACCAAAAAGCTCAAGGTTTTCAATAATTGTGTTCATTGTCACAACCACACAGACTCCAGAACGTGTCAGCAGACCCAACACAAGGATATGGACAAGGAGATCCACTCTAGTCAAATCGGTTCTGACATTCCAACTTTTCCTTCTGAGTTAAAAGAACACCAGAAAGAGGCAAATGTGTTACTTGGCCATGCGGTGGTGCTTGAAGCAGAGATTACTGCTGCAGTTCAGACGGTCCTTCAGTGTCGCTTTTGTCCAAAAACTTTAAAGAACATGAAAGCACTTCAAGAGCATGTTCGCCAGTCACACAACTCAATATCTGAGATCAATAGCAACGTCTTCTTTTGCTCGCAGTGCTTTAGGGGATTCCTGACAAAGGACACACTTGATAATCATGTGCAGCAGACTCATTGTAAAAAGAGCTTGTCAGTTGATCCAGATCTCTCAAAAGAAGCCGCAGAAAGAAAGGCTTTGCTCTTCTGTTCCGACTGCACAAATTTGCCTACCTTCAGCAGTAAGCAAAAACTGATGCAGCATATCAAAAAGACACACAAGAATATGCACTTGATGAAACTTCAATCGGAAAAGAGGACACAGAGTCCGACTTCGCCTCAGTCAATCAAGTGTCCAGTCGAAAAAACTGGCAAGAGTGCTCTTCCATCAACCAACTTCATATGTGACCATTGTGGGGCTAAGTATACCAGTCTGGATCTGTTTCAAACTCACTTGAGTTCTCACCTCAAAAGTATGCTTCCAAAACTTACTTGTCCAGAGTGCTTCAAGAACTTCCCTAACCAGGACTCTTTGAACGAACATGCAATGGCTCATTTCAACAATACATCCACTCTCTACACCTGTGAGAGCTGCAGTAAGACCTTTATCAGTGTCAAAGACTTGCATGGACACCTTCTAGAGATGCACACTCTTGAGTTTTACCGCTGCTCCCTTTGCCAGCAGGTATTCAGCTCTAAGGTGTCCATTCAGGTTCACCTGGCCTCCAAGCACAGTACCAAGAGAACAGCGTTCCACTGTACATCCTGTGAATGGGACTGTACGCAAGAGCATGACTTACATGTGCATGTTAAACAGAAACATCTGGACCAACAATGCAAGTTATACTGTTGCATCTTCTGTTCAGAATCCTTTAACACAGACATTGAGTTACAGTGTCATATCACCACACATAGTGACAAAAGCAGTCCGTGCCTTACCAAGAGCAACTCTCCCCTCGAGGTGCCCTTACATGAGAAGCTCTGTGCCAAGAGTCAGGGCACTGAAGGTAACAACGTGACCCCTCCACCTGTCTCTGAATCAGTTGCCAAGGACAGCACTGGAATTCTGCCAATGAATAACGAAATAAGAGACAGTAAGGTGGAATCACTGCTATGCTCTCCCGCTGAAAGCAAAGGAAAGGTGAGTAGGAGTGATTGGATGTTTGCCTGTGAAATCTGTGGTGCCTCGTACACCATGCAGTCCCTGCTCGCTAACCACCAGCTGCGAGATCACCACATCCAGCCTGGGGAGAGTGGCACTCTGAGGCGCAAAGTGGAGGCAATCCGAGGGAGCCACAAATGCAAAGACTGTTCCAAAACATTCTTCACTGAGATGGCACTGTGGGAGCATGTCCAGACTCATCTAGGCCCCACCAAGAACTGCCAATGCCCCATCTGTGGAGAGCGCTTTCCCTCACTGCTAACTCTGACTGAACACAAGGTCACCCACAGCAGGAGCTTGGACACTGGCAACTGCCGCATCTGCAAGCTTCCTCTTCACAGTGAGGAGGACTTCCTGGAACACTGTCAGAGGCACCCAGACCTGCACAACTCACTGACAGGCTTTCGCTGTGTAGTGTGCATGCAAACTGTCACCTCCACTCTCGAGCTGAAAATTCATGGAAGTTTCCACATGCAGAAGGTCCAGGTCAATGATCTGACCAGCAGCTGCACAGATCACTCCGACCTTCATCCTGACCTTCAAATCTTCCCAAGGGTTGAAATGGTGAATGTTAGTAGTCTTGAGCCGAGAAAAGACAACAAGACTAACATTTCTGTAGTCAACTGTTGCTCGACTACAGCTCTCATACCAGAGGAGAGAAGCAATAAGAATGCTCTCACCCAGGCCACAAAG gaaggaggagggatgcgctgtcatggagtccatgctgctgctgtctgccaggggacagaggagtcgctgccggccgccggaAGTCAGAGGAACAGCTGCCGTCTGCCAgtaaggggaggagccgttccatCCGCAAGGGctcggaggactcactgccatccgccaagggaggagcggctgtcgtcctccagagggcggaagagtggctga
- the znf521 gene encoding zinc finger protein 521 isoform X1 — MSRRKQAKPRPLKGQDDKLNIKEDGESVGKQCCSWERKKERNDGGETFRQEKDEGVNEPKCAESIQVSESFTPQKLKYCHRSEKPNIEEDPICCLALPLTSGHSSPDHEDGFDLGFKVEDLPKCTSGEKYKNYQRVNAPLPGNSLVPIEISQMHIISEALTNSKQGFSDGYDQVSAMSPQHLSILNDSQNNKEDFENRQPPNIATPHSSFSSQANPMAFKRMAPCAEKRKSPFVSNNSFGIQFTKKLKVFNNCVHCHNHTDSRTCQQTQHKDMDKEIHSSQIGSDIPTFPSELKEHQKEANVLLGHAVVLEAEITAAVQTVLQCRFCPKTLKNMKALQEHVRQSHNSISEINSNVFFCSQCFRGFLTKDTLDNHVQQTHCKKSLSVDPDLSKEAAERKALLFCSDCTNLPTFSSKQKLMQHIKKTHKNMHLMKLQSEKRTQSPTSPQSIKCPVEKTGKSALPSTNFICDHCGAKYTSLDLFQTHLSSHLKSMLPKLTCPECFKNFPNQDSLNEHAMAHFNNTSTLYTCESCSKTFISVKDLHGHLLEMHTLEFYRCSLCQQVFSSKVSIQVHLASKHSTKRTAFHCTSCEWDCTQEHDLHVHVKQKHLDQQCKLYCCIFCSESFNTDIELQCHITTHSDKSSPCLTKSNSPLEVPLHEKLCAKSQGTEGNNVTPPPVSESVAKDSTGILPMNNEIRDSKVESLLCSPAESKGKVSRSDWMFACEICGASYTMQSLLANHQLRDHHIQPGESGTLRRKVEAIRGSHKCKDCSKTFFTEMALWEHVQTHLGPTKNCQCPICGERFPSLLTLTEHKVTHSRSLDTGNCRICKLPLHSEEDFLEHCQRHPDLHNSLTGFRCVVCMQTVTSTLELKIHGSFHMQKVQVNDLTSSCTDHSDLHPDLQIFPRVEMVNVSSLEPRKDNKTNISVVNCCSTTALIPEERSNKNALTQATKPVPGSSLPILTHYIGAETQEGGGMRCHGVHAAAVCQGTEESLPAAGSQRNSCRLPVRGGAVPSARARRTHCHPPREERLSSSRGRKSG; from the exons ATGTCTCGTCGAAAGCAAGCGAAGCCCAGACCTCTGAAAG GTCAGGATGACAAGTTAAACATTAAGGAAGATGGCGAGAGTGTGGGGAAGCAGTGTTGCTCCTGGGAAAGGAAAAAAGAGAGGAATGATGGGGGGGAAACATTTAGACAAGAGAAGGATGAAGGTGTGAATGAACCTAAGTGTGCAGAGAGCATACAGGTGTCGGAATCCTTCACCCCGCAGAAACTGAAGTACTGCCACCGTTCAG aaaagcctaATATTGAGGAAGATCCAATTTGTTGCTTGGCTTTGCCTCTTACCTCTGGTCACTCCTCCCCTGACCATGAAGATGGATTTGACCTTGGATTTAAAGTGGAAGATCTGCCAAAATGCACCAGTGGAGAGAAATATAAAAATTATCAGAGGGTAAACGCCCCTTTGCCTGGCAACAGTTTAGTTCCTATTGAAATATCCCAAATGCATATCATCAGTGAGGCCCTCACAAACAGCAAGCAGGGATTCAGTGACGGATATGATCAGGTTAGTGCAATGTCCCCTCAACATCTCTCCATTCTAAATGATTCACAGAATAATAAGGAGGACTTTGAGAACAGGCAGCCTCCAAATATTGCCACTCCACACTCTAGCTTCTCCAGTCAAGCCAATCCAATGGCATTTAAACGAATGGCTCCTTGTGCAGAAAAGCGAAAGTCTCCGTTTGTGTCAAACAATTCTTTTGGAATCCAATTCACCAAAAAGCTCAAGGTTTTCAATAATTGTGTTCATTGTCACAACCACACAGACTCCAGAACGTGTCAGCAGACCCAACACAAGGATATGGACAAGGAGATCCACTCTAGTCAAATCGGTTCTGACATTCCAACTTTTCCTTCTGAGTTAAAAGAACACCAGAAAGAGGCAAATGTGTTACTTGGCCATGCGGTGGTGCTTGAAGCAGAGATTACTGCTGCAGTTCAGACGGTCCTTCAGTGTCGCTTTTGTCCAAAAACTTTAAAGAACATGAAAGCACTTCAAGAGCATGTTCGCCAGTCACACAACTCAATATCTGAGATCAATAGCAACGTCTTCTTTTGCTCGCAGTGCTTTAGGGGATTCCTGACAAAGGACACACTTGATAATCATGTGCAGCAGACTCATTGTAAAAAGAGCTTGTCAGTTGATCCAGATCTCTCAAAAGAAGCCGCAGAAAGAAAGGCTTTGCTCTTCTGTTCCGACTGCACAAATTTGCCTACCTTCAGCAGTAAGCAAAAACTGATGCAGCATATCAAAAAGACACACAAGAATATGCACTTGATGAAACTTCAATCGGAAAAGAGGACACAGAGTCCGACTTCGCCTCAGTCAATCAAGTGTCCAGTCGAAAAAACTGGCAAGAGTGCTCTTCCATCAACCAACTTCATATGTGACCATTGTGGGGCTAAGTATACCAGTCTGGATCTGTTTCAAACTCACTTGAGTTCTCACCTCAAAAGTATGCTTCCAAAACTTACTTGTCCAGAGTGCTTCAAGAACTTCCCTAACCAGGACTCTTTGAACGAACATGCAATGGCTCATTTCAACAATACATCCACTCTCTACACCTGTGAGAGCTGCAGTAAGACCTTTATCAGTGTCAAAGACTTGCATGGACACCTTCTAGAGATGCACACTCTTGAGTTTTACCGCTGCTCCCTTTGCCAGCAGGTATTCAGCTCTAAGGTGTCCATTCAGGTTCACCTGGCCTCCAAGCACAGTACCAAGAGAACAGCGTTCCACTGTACATCCTGTGAATGGGACTGTACGCAAGAGCATGACTTACATGTGCATGTTAAACAGAAACATCTGGACCAACAATGCAAGTTATACTGTTGCATCTTCTGTTCAGAATCCTTTAACACAGACATTGAGTTACAGTGTCATATCACCACACATAGTGACAAAAGCAGTCCGTGCCTTACCAAGAGCAACTCTCCCCTCGAGGTGCCCTTACATGAGAAGCTCTGTGCCAAGAGTCAGGGCACTGAAGGTAACAACGTGACCCCTCCACCTGTCTCTGAATCAGTTGCCAAGGACAGCACTGGAATTCTGCCAATGAATAACGAAATAAGAGACAGTAAGGTGGAATCACTGCTATGCTCTCCCGCTGAAAGCAAAGGAAAGGTGAGTAGGAGTGATTGGATGTTTGCCTGTGAAATCTGTGGTGCCTCGTACACCATGCAGTCCCTGCTCGCTAACCACCAGCTGCGAGATCACCACATCCAGCCTGGGGAGAGTGGCACTCTGAGGCGCAAAGTGGAGGCAATCCGAGGGAGCCACAAATGCAAAGACTGTTCCAAAACATTCTTCACTGAGATGGCACTGTGGGAGCATGTCCAGACTCATCTAGGCCCCACCAAGAACTGCCAATGCCCCATCTGTGGAGAGCGCTTTCCCTCACTGCTAACTCTGACTGAACACAAGGTCACCCACAGCAGGAGCTTGGACACTGGCAACTGCCGCATCTGCAAGCTTCCTCTTCACAGTGAGGAGGACTTCCTGGAACACTGTCAGAGGCACCCAGACCTGCACAACTCACTGACAGGCTTTCGCTGTGTAGTGTGCATGCAAACTGTCACCTCCACTCTCGAGCTGAAAATTCATGGAAGTTTCCACATGCAGAAGGTCCAGGTCAATGATCTGACCAGCAGCTGCACAGATCACTCCGACCTTCATCCTGACCTTCAAATCTTCCCAAGGGTTGAAATGGTGAATGTTAGTAGTCTTGAGCCGAGAAAAGACAACAAGACTAACATTTCTGTAGTCAACTGTTGCTCGACTACAGCTCTCATACCAGAGGAGAGAAGCAATAAGAATGCTCTCACCCAGGCCACAAAG CCGGTTCCcggctcctccttgcccatccttacccattacattggtgccgaaacccaggaaggaggagggatgcgctgtcatggagtccatgctgctgctgtctgccaggggacagaggagtcgctgccggccgccggaAGTCAGAGGAACAGCTGCCGTCTGCCAgtaaggggaggagccgttccatCCGCAAGGGctcggaggactcactgccatccgccaagggaggagcggctgtcgtcctccagagggcggaagagtggctga